The DNA sequence CGTTTATTTTCCCAACGGTGCCTAACAACGATTTCAGGTACTGGGGATCCTTCCATACAATGGTTGCACTCGCATTGCCGCTCTCATCCACTGTCTTCTGAACAGTGCCCTTGTACATCAGTATATCCCAGTCATCGCCGTTAGCTTGTCCCGTCCACCACGTTTTGGAGTTGTTGTACCTTCCTACCAGAACAAATACCGTGTTGTTCTTTACAACAACTGTGGGGTCCACGACGCGGGAGTGGTCCTTATTTACGCGGGCGTTCTCAAAAATAATCTCGGTCTTCCACGTACGACCACCATCCGCACTGTATCGCGCAACCGTGTCAATAAATGCGAAGTCCTCAGACGATGTGTATCGACAATCCGCGATACCAATTATTACGCCGTCAACCTCAATGAGTGAGGGTATGCGGAACGAATGAACGTCCTtcatcccttccttccttatgTTAGGACTAGTATCTTTGGGTTCCAGTATGCAGCGTCTACTTCCCCGATAAGTGCTTTTAGGGTCCTTCCCCACACTTAAGCATCCCTCGTTAACTACCCACAACCCACCCCCTAAAAACATCTCACGGGTAGTACCTTCTTTTGCATCGACAACCAGTACACTACAGCAGTGCCAAACAATGGCAACTAGCAACAACATGTAGGATGCCATTGATCAAaagtatgtatgtgtgtaaaaATAGTGGAGGCTGAAGTCCGTGGTTACCAACACAACGCCAAAATCCTCGCACCACGTATTGTTGATTCAGGACAAAGATAACAACTGTGCGTCTACCTTCCTAATGAAGAATTaatagcaaaaacaaaacacagaaaTCAATAAGTGTTCAACAAGTGCGCACAGAGATAAAATGActcaatgaaacaaaaagcaaaacaaaagaaacgtgagaataaaaacaaaatacgtcCCTGGACATCATATGGCGTGACATGACATCCACTTCAACGGTGTGAATTTCAAAAACGGCAAATACATGTATAGCCATGATGATATTGCATgttaaataataaaataatatagCTCGCTAATGATCGCTCacactcaaaaaaataagtaaataaatgttTATATGTTTGCCCATTACTCTACGACAATTagtgaaatttaaaaaatatataacctATGCTGACAGTAACTGGAGCAGTCCAAGACCCATCAACAGGTAAAGTAACCGATGCACCCGCACGCCCCCATCGGAGATAACAACGAGTTTCAATGACGCGCAGTTTTCATTCATCTCGTTTCCAATACCCTCAGCAATATCTTTAAGCAGAGAGGGTGATCTCCCCTCCGGTGACAGTTGAGATACCGCGATCACATTGTTATTAAGATAAAGAGACCGCAGCTCACTCCCGCTCAGTTGCCGATTATACAGGAGCACGTTCTTCACAACTACACCATCACCTGCTGCCACATCCTGTACGCCAGGATGACCAACGAAGAAGCGGGAGATGTTAAGCAGTTTACCAGCACCTGTAACTATGGTGTCCATATCAGGCAGGTGCTTTCCATCAAGATGAGCGAAAACCTTCCCAGCACTCAACGTGAGCGCAACCTGGTGGATCCCATTCGTACCGGGAGACTGCTCGTCTTCTACCGCACCCGAAACCTGACCAGCGCCATGCCGGCAAACATCCTTCACAAGGGATAGCGTAATGTACTTGCTGGTCTGTCCATCATGCGTCACAAACCCCACCAACGACGTCTCATTCTGCGTGATTTCCGCAAGTTGCACTGTCACCACAAGCGTAAAGTGAGTATTAGCAAAGTGATAACGTTGGTCCTGCCCCTGCTCGCTCACGGGCCATGACACACTGCTGTCATTCTTGCCACTTAGCTGCAATCCATCATCAATAACGGCAGCACCACCCACACTAGCGTTCACGCACTGGTAAGCGTCAGACCACACAGTTCCGACTGCGGGCCCAGCAAGCAAGCCAACGAGACCGGCAGTGGGGATCCCAGTGCAGGTGGTTTCATCGGTGACATCTGAAGAACACGTACCAGCCAGCAGTCTGTCTTGTGCTTTCCACAGCCTTACGGTCGACCGGATAAGCTCCAGTTCATCAACGAGGTGCGTAAGGTAGATGTTGACGCCACTATCAACTATTTGCTCGTACAGGCAGTGTAACTCCCCAGTCTTTGTGTACAACAGGGAGCTATATGGACTGCTGTCATCACCCACAGAAATCTGTCCAACGAAGAACACACGGTTACCATCAGTCAACCACAGTTGCAGCCGATCACGTATCCACTTGCCATGAATATTCTTTGGCTGGGTGACAAGCATCACAGGCACATCGTCAAAGGTTACTTTGATCGAACTACCCGAGCTGCCTGGTTGGTTACGTTCCGGTGAGTTGCCAATAACGCGAGAAATGGTTCCTAGTGATTCAACCCAAGTTGCCCCCATGTCACTAGATTCGAACACCTTGCGGTACCCGGCATCAACGTTGCTTTGAGGCCTGTCTGTTCTCCCATTGAGCAGAAGCCTCTCGCCCCACCACACAATGGAGGACTCAGTTGTGCCAATAGGAGTTGCACCCTTGCTAAACTCCCACGTCTTCCCGTCATCATCAGAATATAATATCATTGCGGCAAGATAATTTTCAGTATTTAAAATCTGCACGGGGAATACAACCGTACCATTCGGCGTCACGATACCGTTACCCACACCACCAAGGTACTGAATGAGTGAACGGCCGTTTATTTTCCCAACGGTGCCTAACAACGATTTCAGGTACTGGGGATCCTTCCATACAATGGTTGCACTCGCATTGCCGCTCTCATCCACTGTCTTCTGAACAGTGCCCTTGTACATCAGTATATCCCAGTCATCGCCGTCGTTCATTAGCGGCCACCACGTTTTGGAGTTGTTGTACCTTCCTACCAGAACAAATACCGTGTTGTTCTTTACAACAACTGTGGGGTCCACGACGCGGGAGTGGTCCTTATTTACGCGGGCGTTCTCAAAAATAATCTCGGTCTTCCACGTACGACCACCATCCGCACTGTATCGCGCAACCGTGTCAATAAATGCGAAGTCCTCAGACGATGTGTATCGACAATCCGCGATACCAATTATTACGCCGTCAACCTCAATGAGTGAGGGTATGCGGAACGAATGAACGTCCTtcatcccttccttccttatgTTAGGACTAGTATCTTTGGGTTCCAGTATGCAGCGTCTACTTCCCCGATAAGTGCTTTTAGGGTCCTTCCCCACACTTAAGCATCCCTCGTTAACTACCCACAACCCACCCCCTAAAAACATCTCACGGGTAGTACCTTCTTTTGCATCGACAACCAGTACACTACAGCAGTGCCAAACAATGGCAACTAGCAACAACATGTAGGATGCCATTGATCAAaagtatgtatgtgtgtaaaaATAGTGGAGGCTGAAGTCCGTGGTTACCAACACAACGCCAAAATCCTCGCACCACGTATTGTTGATTCAGGACAAAGATAACAACTGTGCGTCTACCTTCCTAATGAAGAATTaatagcaaaaacaaaacacagaaaTCAATAAGTGTTCAACAAGTGCGCACAGAGATAAAATGActcaatgaaacaaaaagcaaaacaaaagaaacgtgAGCAAATGAACAAGGAGATAGTATATAAGACCAAAGTAGTTTGAGCGGATTCCAAAACAGGCCGTGTCCCACTGAAATTTTCTAACTCCTCAGCAGGTACTTTTTACCTAATATGTGTTTTACCATACATAGGATACCTCACTAAAGCATATCTTCAACTCCTTGAGCCGTGGTGAGTGACGTACCGGGCGTCTTTACGTCGTCCATCTCCTTTACGCAAGTGAAGCTGACCGGTATTAATCGGAGTAGGTTCCTTCCAGCGGGATTAAGAGTTTTGGCTTTTCTACGCTAATGTTTCGGgtgccattttcttttttttttgtaccatgatgaagaagtgaaggaaactACATTTTCATTGGGGTTCCGGTCTTGACTGACACTAGATGTGACGGAAGTGGATGGTTGGTAACAGATTTTCACCGTTCCAGTGGGTTTGTGCTTCGAAAATTGAGGACCCTTTGATAATATGGATGCAATCCATATTTTGAAGAAGCGATCGTGCTAACCAACGATAATTTTCAGGAAAGATTAAGGGGAATCCTCGCCATATTCCGCTGCTGATACAGTACCACATAATTTCCCCTCTAAATTGAACCTTGTAACCTAGTTTATTCCATAGGTAACACGTTTACCACATTTCTTTCATGGCAGTTTGCACGACCCTCGATAAGCATTCCATTGCATTAGCAGGGCATGAACTGTTATGTCACTATATCAGCCCATACCCCAATACTTGCTAGAAAAACAGAGCCAACTCCTTTGAGACATTGCTAGTGCTAGATTCACCACTTGGGACGTCCCGGAGTTCCATACCTACCTCAGAGAAGCGCTTTGCGacgcacagcaacagcataTGCGGCACCGCAAATGTTTGAAAGCACCTCTCCCATATCCAAAAGTGTGTTACGTGCCTCGGGCTGATGCCGTATCCACATCGCACGACAACGGCCATCcggaggggggaaatcgCACCTTAGTGTAGCGGGTTACATTGGTCCCGCCTGTGCGCCAACTGAGACCACAGAGTGGGAGGAGCAAGTCATTCTTAGTAACACCAAGACGTCCGATGTGTTGCTTGGGTTTGATACGGCAGATGAAGCCGTACCAATTACGGTCCTACCACCGCAGAACTCGGGTATCTCCAACATATATCGAATGTTCTCCTAAAAGCTCTCCGCTGCCTTCACAAGGGCGTGATGTCTCCACCATGAAGTAACTTTGTTACAAACATGTATTGTACCTTACTTTCACaccgttttttccccctggaAGAACTGCTCGTCACTCCTACGTGTGCTTCACCGCATCTATTCCCCCCAGggtctccctctccctctctccttctccctccccttctCCCCCACCCAAGGCCATCCCTCATTCGTAAACGCGCACGCCCACATCTAAAGCCCCAACACCCCAAACCCTCACTTCGAGGACACGATTCCGCGTCCAGGCAACACCAAAAGCCAGCACCTCGGCTAATGACGGTTAAATGCCcattccctcccttcccccccccccccaaacacacacgcacacacaccgcAGAAAAGGAGTAATTGCAACGTCTCGACGGCATCAAGGTTGAGAACGGAACCTGGGGGTTGCCGCCACCGCGTTGGGTGCCCAGGGgctgagagagagagagagcgaaACAAACGCTAGATCATCTCCACAGACGGCGGAGGTGAGCGCGAAGCCCCATGTAAGCTTCGCGGCACTGGAGCGCGCTGATGACGCTATGCGACAGGGAGCCCACCACAAAGAACGCGTCGCTGGGAACGTCAACCTCGAGGAGATGCAGAGCGTGAGAAGTATCCGTGGAAACCCTTCGATTCCACCCCCGTACTTGCATATATAACGTTGAGAGTTTTCACCCACCGTGCCACCATAtggagaaatatatatatatatatatatatgccccGAAGGACTTCAACCTCAGCAAAGGCATCATGAGGCGAACCCAAACCTACCGTTTCCACCTCGGCACGGTTCGCGTCA is a window from the Trypanosoma brucei brucei TREU927 chromosome 8, complete sequence genome containing:
- a CDS encoding trans-sialidase, putative; translated protein: MASYMLLLVAIVWHCCSVLVVDAKEGTTREMFLGGGLWVVNEGCLSVGKDPKSTYRGSRRCILEPKDTSPNIRKEGMKDVHSFRIPSLIEVDGVIIGIADCRYTSSEDFAFIDTVARYSADGGRTWKTEIIFENARVNKDHSRVVDPTVVVKNNTVFVLVGRYNNSKTWWPLMNDGDDWDILMYKGTVQKTVDESGNASATIVWKDPQYLKSLLGTVGKINGRSLIQYLGGVGNGIVTPNGTVVFPVQILNTENYLAAMILYSDDDGKTWEFSKGATPIGTTESSIVWWGERLLLNGRTDRPQSNVDAGYRKVFESSDMGATWVESLGTISRVIGNSPERNQPGSSGSSIKVTFDDVPVMLVTQPKNIHGKWIRDRLQLWLTDGNRVFFVGQISVGDDSSPYSSLLYTKTGELHCLYEQIVDSGVNIYLTHLVDELELIRSTVRLWKAQDRLLAGTCSSDVTDETTCTGIPTAGLVGLLAGPAVGTVWSDAYQCVNASVGGAAVIDDGLQLSGKNDSSVSWPVSEQGQDQRYHFANTHFTLVVTVQLAEITQNETSLVGFVTHDGQTSKYITLSLVKDVCRHGAGQVSGAVEDEQSPGTNGIHQVALTLSAGKVFAHLDGKHLPDMDTIVTGAGKLLNISRFFVGHPGVQDVAAGDGVVVKNVLLYNRQLSGSELRSLYLNNNVIAVSQLSPEGRSPSLLKDIAEGIGNEMNENCASLKLVVISDGGVRVHRLLYLLMGLGLLQLLSA